In a single window of the Dysgonomonas mossii genome:
- the eco gene encoding serine protease inhibitor ecotin, giving the protein MMKRTTLAALTLLMMSLCLSFASVANAQSKQERAKILEPYPAAKEGMVRHVIYLSKKSDESKFKIEIVPGKVMSVDCNVHTLMGKLEEKDLQGWGYTYYEFTSDGKTASTMMACNKPNENRFVSSQSLIVRYNSKLPIVVYAPKGYEIKYRVWKAGKDQNSEIK; this is encoded by the coding sequence GATGAGTCTGTGCTTATCTTTTGCTTCGGTAGCAAATGCACAAAGCAAACAAGAAAGAGCCAAAATACTAGAACCCTATCCGGCAGCAAAAGAAGGAATGGTGAGACATGTGATTTATCTAAGCAAAAAGTCGGATGAATCTAAATTCAAGATAGAAATAGTTCCCGGAAAAGTAATGAGCGTGGATTGCAATGTGCATACCCTGATGGGTAAATTGGAAGAGAAAGATTTACAGGGATGGGGATATACTTATTACGAATTCACATCGGATGGAAAAACAGCCTCTACAATGATGGCATGTAATAAGCCGAACGAAAACAGATTTGTATCAAGTCAATCTCTGATTGTTAGATACAATAGCAAACTACCTATAGTGGTATATGCTCCGAAAGGTTATGAGATTAAATATCGAGTTTGGAAAGCCGGCAAAGACCAAAACTCTGAAATAAAATAA